The sequence GATGCGGAATCCAAGTTTATAGAACATACACCACACATCATCTTCAAACTGCACACCATGATCCTTTTTGCGAGTCATCGTTGTTTTGCGGGCAGAAGAACGCACTACAGAATAACCCATCTTCTCGTAGTCTTCAACTTCATTGTGAGGCCTACTGATAGTATCAAACTCTGTGTTCTTTGCCTTGAATTTAATTTTCAAAGCATCTTCCTCGCACATCATATGCGACTTGATTTTTTCCACTTGTAGTTCTGTCAGATGTTCCATATCATTAATATTTTGTATTCATTTCTTCAATAATCCTCCTACACCATTTCACAATATTATCAGATCTCCTCTCATATACAGTCTCACTATATCCGGGGTAGTATTCTTTTGTTAGTTCCAATGCAAATGTCGAATGGTCTTCGTTAGGAAGTACATAGATTCTTGCAAAAATTTGTCCCATCAACTCATCTGATATTATTCTCGCATATATGCGTTCTGATATCTCTGCGGGATTGTTAGTAAATATATCTACAGCAAGAGTAGTTTTGCTCCAATCGTCATTAATTAGGTCAAGATATTTACAAGCATTTGTGTAGTAATCAGCTTGACGGAGTGTAAAACCGCAATAATCAGCCAGTTCCTGCTTACTACATCCAGGATGCATATAGATATACATAAAGGTATCTACCACCAAATCCAAATTATTTGCTTGAATTAAAACCTTTCCCATAGCTTAATACCTTCTGATGACGACTTCGGTTTGCTTCTTTCGTTTTTCAGGATCTGCATTGATGAATCTCGTAGCGAGTACCCGATTAAGATTATACCCTTCGTATAGGTTTTCAAAATACGAATCTCCATTATCAGTTTTACTATCAGAATTACTTAACATTATCAGGCAATTCCGATTATAAAGCCTATCGCAGAACACTTTCAATTCTTTCTGTTGTCTGTCATCAAACGGCTCGTTCGTATATTCCTTAAAAGACGATGTTTCGTTCAAAGGACGATAAGGAGGATCGAAATATACAAAGTTTGAATTATTTCTGCTGAGGTTATGACTTACTTGTTTATAATCTCCTGGCTTGCGAATCACCAAATCAACAGAATTAAGAAGCTGGTGATCGGCCATTATCAGTTCTTCGTTGCAGATGACGGGCTTCCTGTAACGTCCGTATGGAACATTGAATCTCCCTGCCGCGTTTACTCTGTGTAGCCCGTTAAAACATGTATGATTTAAGAATATGAATAACGCAGCCCTTTCGTCAGGATGTATTCCTTCGCTATTATACTGATCGCGATAGAAATAATACAAATCTCTTCTTTCTAGGAAATCCACTCTAAAGTAGTTATCTTCAATATTCCTCAATCTATCAATAAGTGTTTGAGGCTCGTTGGTAACCAATTGATAACAACGGATAAGATCTGCATTGATATCATTGATAACGGCCCGCTTGATACACTTATGGCGTTGCAGCATGTGAAATAGCATTGCGCCACCACCAACGAAGGGTTCTATGTAAGTTACATTTTCAAGATCGTCGAAATCAGTTGGGAGTAGTGCTTCCAACTGCTGAAGGAGATTTCCTTTTCCGCCTGCCCATTTTACGAAAGGCTTGGGCGTGATGGCCTTTTTCTTTACTACCGTGTTTTGAGGCATCGGTCAGTTTATGTTCTGACTGATACCCGTTAGTCAGAGGGTTCATAGCTATTCAACGACAATATATACGAAAAAAACGGGGTATCCTCATCTGCCGTTCCCCATTTAGGCCGTCGGAAGCCCTCTCAAAAGAACAACAGAGTCTGAATACCCACGCTGGCCAATATACAATGCACCCAAAAGTGTGCGTGAGGGTATTAGCTACCCTCGCAGCACACTCCGGGATGTATATACAACCCGTCAGCATCCATCTCCGCTTTTGTCTTGATTTGAGATTTGAATTTCCGACGTTCAAATGGTCAAAACAAAGCATCAATGACGCTTAATCCGTAATGTCGTGTCTCAACCCACTATCCCGAAGGCGTGAGTACTGACGTTGCAAAAGTACAAAAAGTTTATGAGATTCCATCCAATTAAACAGAAAATATGCAATTTAATATGAATTTTGCTTTAAAAAGTGTGTCTATACATTACCAAATACTCCCATCTACCATTTTCAGACCTTCGTACAAGTTCACGACCTGCTTGTAGTTTAGAAACTTGACTCGATTTTCGATAGGTGAAAACATGGATACGTGCAACTTGTCTTCATATTCTTTCTTACGGCTTGAATCTGCTACAATGAAGAAACCGGCATTGAAATCCTGAAGCTCGTAAAACTTGGTTAATGAGTTCTTGATGTCAGTTGTATGTTCAACCTCGTAAAAATCGGATGGCATATTGCGTTCGTTAAACCAAATAACATCTATCGTACGTGCTCTACGCTTCAAATCATCATAAGTAAAGTCAGGTAGTTCAGTGGTATCCGTTATCTCTCCTAGCCTCTTATCAATAAAGAGCTTATTCTGATCTTGCGCTGGTACGTATGTTGTATGGTGGCGGAATTTACCGATCTCAACAAGCAATCCCTGATAGTAACCATGACTGAATTGTTCCACGCTTTTTTTGTTTCCTAGCTGTAAATCAAAATGCTGTAATACAACATCGCGCATTTCTTCTAAGGCCCAAAGACCGGGCTGTATTTTGAAAATCTTCGGGCTGTTTTGAACGATACGACGAATAGAAGCATCTGGAGTCTTTGTGCCCCATGTCGTGAAGTCCACAAGTTCGTTAAGTCTTCGTAGTGTAGCATAGCCTCCTGCATCACGAAGCACTTCAATTACTTGCTGTTCCTGGGTAATACTCCTCATTTCAATAATGCTTGCTATTTCGATTTACTCTAGGCGAAAGGCTATTGTATGTCTCAACACCGCCAGTACCTGATTTGTATATGATGGTATCAATAAAGTACAGATGGTCCTCATCGTCAATGAGCAACAATGTTACTTTTTAGACTAATCAGCTGGAAAGATTACCAAGCCGTTGCTCTCGCAAGTTCCTCAATCTTCTTAAGGCCCCCTCACGTGGTAGCGGATGCGCTTTCCAATATGCAACCTTTGCCATCTTGATAGCGTTCATTTTCTTGTGATAATCGTTCAGAACTACATCCATTCATCTATTAATTAGAAATTATCGCAGCAAATATACATCTTTTTGGGATAGAATCCAATTATTTTCATGTTTTTCTTTAGAAAAGTCCAAAAATATTTGGAATAAAATAAAAACAATCCTATATTTGCTACAAAGAATAAGTATTTAGAGAAAAATGGGAATAAAGAAGGTTACGTACGAGGAAGCATTAGCACGCATTAAGCGTTCGCTTGAAATCAGGCGGAACGTTGAACGACGTATGGCTGATGAATGGGAAAATATGGGGTTAAAAGGTACTGTCGAGTCCCTATGATTTTTTCTGCTCACATAGGGTATAATTCCCTTATGGTTTCGGCAGCTGTAGCTTCGTTATATTGGTATATATCCATTAACAACAGTTTGGCACATTCGCGCCAGGCAAATTTTCTTACTCCCATACGTGCAGCAATCTCGCGCGCAACCTTAACAAGTTCCTTAAATGGATCAAAATCTTTATCATTTTCGTCTAAGCCATGCAGATAACGTAAAATAGACGCGTGGGATTCACGGCCGAGTTTAGTCCAAAAATCGGAATCGTAAATAGTAGCGATGCCCATCTGCATAAAAATCTTGCTAAAGGTCATACTTAGTTTCAAACCTCTAGTCTGGAAACTTGTATCTACACCCAGCGACTCCAACTTATCAATCTTATCATAAAAAGCCTTGGCTACATCTTTTATATCGCCACAATTATTTAAACGGCGTTCGGTAACCTCAAGCGGTTCAAAACGGGTAAGATCACCAAGCGAGCGAACATGTTCGGTGCGGGCTGCTTGTGCCTTAGATAGCTGAGCATCTGTAAGGATGGTACGAACCTCGAAGACATTCTCTTTTCCCGACCGACGAATACCATGACCAGTACAATCGGTTGTGATACGGACCGTGATGCGTTCTACACCATTTTCATCGGGCTCCATCGGACTAACAGTGAACGATCTTGTTGAAGTAATAAATTTCATCAAGAGCTCGTTCTTATCGCCACTCACCCCCATACGCTCGGCATAACGCTGAAAAAAATGAGGGGTAAAAATGAGAACACAATTCATGTCGCCACCATGAATCAGTTCGTTAAAACCTACCATGAAAACACCAATAGAGCTGGCTGTTTCGAAATAACAAAAACAATTAGGCATGCAATTAGAAGCCAAGCTATCAGGATAGTAAAAGGCATTTTCGAAGCATATCCAACGATTGCCTTCTGACGAAGTGTAATAGACTGGCTTAGAGAGCATTGGACGCTGAGAATAAGCACACTTACGCAGCAAATCGTCGCGCATGGCTTCATAACGTTTTTCGCCACCGAACTGTTTAATCATCCAGTATTTAGCTTTTTCGTATTCTTTGGCCAAGGTGGCCCACATAACGTCTGATGGAGTATTTAAATTTATCATTTCATTTATTCAGTTTGTTAAGCGGGGCAAAAGTACAAAAAAGTTTTGAAAAAAATACAAGAATGGGGCTAAAAATATGCAATATAAAAGAAAAAAGTCCCAAAATATTTGGAACTTATTGAAATTGTTCTTGCTTTTTAGCAAGCGGCAGAGCCGATCGCTTATCTTTGCTACAAAAAAGACACCTTCATGGTGTCTTATTTTGTAAGCTTATCAAATACCGATTTACCTAAATCTGTTAGTACCCATTCGCCATCCTTGCGGCCACCTTTTCGAGTGAGAATGCCACTTGTTTGCAATTTTTCAATATCACGTTTAATAGTTCTAATCACCACACCTGTCTTTTGTGACATTTCAGATATTGTTATTGATGCGTTTGTATATATCATTTGCAATATAACCAATTGTCTTTCAGACAGTTCCTTGGTGACATCTTTGGTGACATCTTTGGTGACATCTTTTACGCCAACTTCCTCCTCAGCATTGGCATAAATGATGGTTTGGAACTGAGTGGGAGTAGATTTGAATACAGGTTTCAATTCGTCCC is a genomic window of Xylanibacter ruminicola 23 containing:
- a CDS encoding DNA adenine methylase; amino-acid sequence: MPQNTVVKKKAITPKPFVKWAGGKGNLLQQLEALLPTDFDDLENVTYIEPFVGGGAMLFHMLQRHKCIKRAVINDINADLIRCYQLVTNEPQTLIDRLRNIEDNYFRVDFLERRDLYYFYRDQYNSEGIHPDERAALFIFLNHTCFNGLHRVNAAGRFNVPYGRYRKPVICNEELIMADHQLLNSVDLVIRKPGDYKQVSHNLSRNNSNFVYFDPPYRPLNETSSFKEYTNEPFDDRQQKELKVFCDRLYNRNCLIMLSNSDSKTDNGDSYFENLYEGYNLNRVLATRFINADPEKRKKQTEVVIRRY